From Saccharomyces kudriavzevii IFO 1802 strain IFO1802 genome assembly, chromosome: 13, a single genomic window includes:
- the PFK2 gene encoding 6-phosphofructokinase subunit beta (similar to Saccharomyces cerevisiae PFK2 (YMR205C); ancestral locus Anc_6.304) gives MTVTTPFVNGTSYCTVTAYSVPSYKAAIDFYAKFLSLENRSSPDENSTLLSNESISLKILLRPDGKINKNVEVHLKELNSITKTQDWRSHASQSLVFNTSDILAVKDTLNAMNAPLQGYPTELFPMQLYTLDPLGNVVGVTSTKNAVSTKPTPPPAPETSARSGLSSKVHSYTDLAYRMKTTDTYPSLPKPSKKPQKAIAVMTSGGDAPGMNSNVRAIVRSAIFKGCRAFVVMEGYEGLVRGGPEYIKEFHWEDVRGWSAEGGTNIGTARCMEFKKREGRLLGAQHLIEAGVDALIVCGGDGSLTGADLFRSEWPSLIEELLKTDRISQEQYERMKHLNICGTVGSIDNDMSTTDATIGAYSALDRICKAIDYVEATANSHSRAFVVEVMGRNCGWLALLAGIATSADYIFIPEKPATSSEWQDQMCDIVSKHRSRGKRTTIVVVAEGAIGADLTPISPSDVHKVLVDRLGLDTRITTLGHVQRGGTAVAYDRILATLQGLEAVNAVLESSPDTPSPLIAVNENKIVRKPLMESVKLTKAVAEAIQAKDFKRAMSLRDTEFIEHLNNFMAINSADHNEPKLPKDKRLKIAIVNVGAPAGGINSAVYSMATYCMSQGHRPYAIYNGWSGLARHESVRSLNWKDMLGWQSRGGSEIGTNRVTPEEADLGMIAYYFQKYEFDGLIIVGGFEAFESLHQLERARESYPAFRIPMVLIPATLSNNVPGTEYSLGSDTALNALMEYCDVVKQSASSTRGRAFVVDCQGGNSGYLSTYASLAVGAQVSYVPEEGISLEQLSEDIEYLAQSFEKAEGRGRFGKLILKSTNASKALSATKLADVITAEADGRFDAKPAYPGHVQQGGLPSPIDRTRATRMAIKAVGFIEDNQAAIAEARAAEEDFNADDKTISDTAAVVGVKGSHVVYNSIRQLYDYETEVSMRMPKVIHWQATRLIADHLVGRKRVD, from the coding sequence ATGACTGTTACTACTCCTTTTGTGAATGGTACTTCTTACTGTACCGTCACAGCCTATTCCGTCCCATCTTATAAAGCTGCCATAGATTTTTACGCCAAGTTTTTGTCATTGGAAAACCGTTCTTCTCCCGATGAAAACTCTACTTTATTGTCTAATGAATCCATCTCGTTGAAGATTCTTCTACGCCCCGATggaaaaatcaataaaaacGTTGAAGTTCATTTAAAGGAACTCAACAGTATCACCAAAACTCAAGACTGGAGATCGCACGCCTCGCAGTCCTTGGTATTTAACACTTCCGATATCTTGGCAGTCAAGGACACTCTAAACGCCATGAACGCTCCTCTGCAAGGCTACCCAACAGAACTTTTCCCAATGCAATTATACACCTTGGACCCATTGGGTAATGTTGTTGGTGTCACCTCTACTAAGAACGCAGTTTCCACCAAACCAACTCCACCACCAGCCCCAGAAACTTCTGCGAGGTCCGGCCTCTCATCTAAAGTCCACTCTTACACTGATCTGGCCTACCGCATGAAAACCACTGACACTTACCCATCTTTGCCAAAGCCATCGAAGAAGCCTCAAAAGGCCATTGCTGTCATGACTTCTGGTGGTGACGCTCCAGGTATGAACTCTAACGTTAGAGCCATTGTGCGTTCCGCTATCTTCAAGGGTTGCCGTGCCTTCGTCGTCATGGAAGGTTATGAAGGTTTGGTCCGTGGTGGTCCAGAATACATTAAGGAATTCCACTGGGAAGACGTCCGTGGTTGGTCCGCTGAAGGTGGTACCAACATCGGTACTGCCCGTTGTATGGAATTCAAGAAGCGTGAAGGTAGATTATTGGGTGCTCAACATTTGATCGAAGCTGGTGTTGATGCTCTGATTGTGTGCGGTGGTGACGGTTCTTTAACCGGTGCCGATCTATTTAGGTCTGAATGGCCTTCTTTGATCGAAGAGTTGTTGAAAACAGACAGAATCTCTCAGGAACAATATGAAAGGATGAAGCATTTGAACATTTGTGGTACCGTGGGTTCCATTGATAACGACATGTCGACAACTGACGCTACTATTGGTGCTTATTCCGCCTTGGATAGAATCTGTAAGGCCATCGACTACGTTGAAGCCACTGCCAACTCTCACTCAAGAGCTTTCGTTGTTGAAGTCATGGGTAGAAACTGTGGGTGGTTAGCCTTGTTGGCAGGTATTGCCACCTCTGCTGACTATATCTTCATTCCGGAAAAGCCTGCCACATCCAGCGAATGGCAAGACCAAATGTGTGACATTGTCTCCAAGCACAGATCGAGAGGTAAGAGAACTaccattgttgttgttgctgaaGGTGCCATTGGTGCTGATTTGACTCCAATCTCTCCAAGTGACGTTCACAAAGTTCTTGTTGACAGATTAGGATTAGATACAAGAATCACTACTCTGGGTCACGTTCAAAGAGGTGGTACTGCCGTTGCTTACGACCGTATCCTGGCCACTTTACAAGGTCTTGAAGCTGTCAACGCCGTTTTGGAATCTAGTCCAGATACTCCATCCCCATTGATTGCCGTTAACGAAAACAAGATTGTTCGTAAGCCATTGATGGAATCCGTCAAATTGACTAAGGCTGTGGCTGAGGCTATTCAAGCTAAGGATTTCAAGAGAGCCATGTCTCTAAGAGATACTGAGTTCATTGAACATCTAAACAATTTCATGGCCATCAACTCTGCTGATCATAACGAACCAAAGTTACCTAAGGATAAGAGATTGAAGATCGCCATCGTCAACGTTGGTGCCCCAGCAGGCGGTATCAACTCTGCCGTCTACTCTATGGCTACCTACTGTATGTCTCAAGGCCACAGACCATATGCCATCTACAACGGTTGGTCTGGTTTAGCAAGACACGAAAGTGTCCGTTCCTTGAATTGGAAGGATATGTTAGGATGGCAATCTCGTGGTGGTTCTGAAATTGGTACTAACAGAGTCACCCCAGAAGAAGCAGATCTAGGTATGATTGCTTACTACTTCCAAAAATACGAATTTGATGGTTTAATCATTGTCGGTGGTTTCGAAGCTTTTGAGTCCTTACATCAATTGGAAAGAGCAAGAGAAAGTTATCCAGCTTTCAGAATTCCAATGGTCTTGATACCCGCTACTTTGTCCAACAATGTTCCAGGTACCGAATACTCTTTGGGTTCCGATACCGCTTTGAATGCCTTGATGGAATACTGTGATGTTGTTAAGCAATCCGCTTCCTCCACTAGAGGTAGAGCTTTTGTTGTCGACTGTCAAGGTGGTAACTCCGGTTATTTGTCCACTTACGCGTCTTTGGCCGTTGGTGCTCAAGTCTCTTATGTTCCAGAAGAAGGTATCTCATTGGAACAATTATCCGAAGATATTGAATACTTGGCCCAATCTTTCGAAAAGGCTGAAGGTAGAGGTAGATTTGGTAAATTAATCTTGAAGAGCACAAACGCTTCAAAGGCTTTATCTGCCACTAAATTGGCCGATGTTATCACTGCTGAAGCCGATGGTAGATTTGATGCTAAACCAGCCTATCCAGGCCATGTCCAGCAAGGTGGTTTGCCATCTCCAATTGATAGAACAAGAGCCACTAGAATGGCTATTAAAGCTGTTGGTTTCATCGAAGACAACCAAGCTGCCATTGCGGAAGCTCGTGCAGCCGAAGAAGATTTCAACGCTGACGACAAGACTATCTCTGACACTGCTGCTGTCGTCGGTGTTAAGGGTTCTCACGTCGTTTACAACTCCATTAGACAATTATATGACTATGAAACTGAAGTCTCTATGAGAATGCCAAAGGTCATCCACTGGCAAGCTACCAGACTCATCGCTGACCATTTGGTTGGTAGAAAGAGAGTTGattaa
- the INP1 gene encoding Inp1p (similar to Saccharomyces cerevisiae INP1 (YMR204C); ancestral locus Anc_6.303), whose amino-acid sequence MGLAKSETKKNSLRSTTKQEKKPQSTFQSLKQSLKLSNNKKLKQNTVQPSNDASKHVKQKKNSLSSKNSEVQRKRISTQRFSLFTYGNVQVMNSFFLIHGDPQSSSNHIRRSSQISANDIPEASRGSFNDTQSQDSQNTIKMKPTSLMAKGPIEIYQICTGFDKLKDNITSVQKLSKASSHDGHVVNYLSIGRHGDIVHPVLPKLQITRLNGTGLKYIISFYNPERYWEIEFLPLPNQTRLELEESAKAFENVVGKICQFSHINEEHTIGNNESLSDKFAALPTSYIETPNIEISDDDDELNYLLDEKDEYSCTDNSFSVVSSACSVPNAKFPCSKGSTDTASISINEAFRNAIRRTAPALNIPIMAPNIHLKKQNKRYSSYSFIDSSVYLPDRHRRFERRSISGFGDL is encoded by the coding sequence ATGGGTTTGGCAAAGTcagaaacaaagaaaaacagcTTGAGATCCACGAcaaagcaagaaaagaagccTCAGTCAACGTTTCAAAGTTTAAAGCAGTCACTCAAACTCAGTAATAATAAGAAACTAAAACAGAACACTGTGCAACCATCGAACGATGCAAGCAAACATgttaaacaaaaaaaaaatagtcTATCCTCGAAGAATTCCGAGgtgcaaagaaaaaggataTCAACACAAAGGTTTTCATTGTTTACATATGGCAATGTTCAGGTTATGAATTCATTTTTCCTCATTCATGGCGATCCTCAAAGTAGCAGCAATCATATTCGAAGAAGCTCTCAAATCTCTGCAAATGATATACCTGAAGCAAGTAGAGGCTCCTTTAATGATACACAAAGTCAAGACAGTCAAAACACTATTAAAATGAAACCTACATCTTTGATGGCGAAGGGACCAATTGAAATATACCAGATATGTACGGGATTCGATAAGTTGAAGGACAATATAACATCTGTCCAGAAGTTGAGCAAAGCTAGCAGTCACGATGGTCATGTGGTAAATTATTTATCAATAGGACGGCATGGCGACATCGTTCATCCAGTGCTACCTAAACTACAAATAACAAGATTGAACGGGACAGGTCTCAAGTATATCATTAGTTTTTACAATCCAGAACGCTATTGGGAAATCGAATTTCTGCCTTTGCCTAATCAAACTCGACTCGAGCTGGAAGAAAGCGCTAAAGCTTTTGAAAACGTCGTCGGCAAGATATGCCAATTTTCGCATATTAATGAAGAACATACTATTGGGAACAATGAGTCATTGAGTGATAAGTTTGCGGCATTACCCACGTCGTATATAGAGACGCCCAATATTGAAATcagtgatgatgacgatgagCTAAATTATTTATTGGATGAGAAAGACGAGTACAGTTGCACAGATAACAGTTTTTCAGTGGTATCGAGTGCTTGTTCAGTCCCGAATGCAAAGTTTCCGTGTTCCAAAGGTTCTACAGATACCGCTTCAATTTCCATCAACGAAGCCTTCAGAAATGCGATCAGGCGAACGGCGCCCGCATTAAATATTCCAATAATGGCTCCAAATATACAtttaaaaaaacaaaacaaaaggtATAGttcatattcttttattgaCTCTTCCGTATATTTGCCGGATAGGCATAGAAGGTTCGAGAGAAGGTCCATATCTGGATTCGGTGATCTTTGA
- the TOM40 gene encoding TOM complex pore protein TOM40 (similar to Saccharomyces cerevisiae TOM40 (YMR203W); ancestral locus Anc_6.302) encodes MSAPTSLAEASQIPTIPALSPLNAKQSKGNFFSSNPISSFVVDTYRQLHSHRKSLELANPGTVENLNKEVSRDVFLSQYFFTGLRADLNKAFSMNPAFQTSHTFSIGSQALPKYAFSALFANDNLFAQGNIDNDLSVSGRLNYGWDKKNISKVNLQISDGQPTMCQLEQDYQASDFSVNVKTLNPSLSDKGEFTGVAVASFLQSVTPQLALGLETLYSRTDGSAPGDAGVSYLTRYVSKKQDWIFSGQLQANGALIASLWRKVAPNVEAGIETTLQAGMVPITDPLMGTPIGIQPTVEGSTTIGAKYEYRQSVYRGTLDSNGKVACFLERKVLPTLSVLFCGEIDHFKNDTKIGCGLQFETAGNQELLMLQQGLDADGNPLQALPQL; translated from the coding sequence ATGTCCGCGCCCACTTCATTAGCAGAGGCTTCTCAAATTCCAACCATTCCGGCCCTTTCTCCCTTGAATGCGAAGCAATCCAAGGGTAATTTCTTCTCCTCAAACCCAATATCTAGCTTTGTTGTGGATACGTATAGACAATTGCATTCTCACAGGAAATCTTTGGAGTTGGCCAATCCAGGCACTGTGGAAAACCTGAATAAGGAAGTCTCCCGTGACGTGTTTTTAtctcaatatttttttaccgGGTTAAGAGCTGATTTGAACAAGGCATTCTCCATGAATCCCGCCTTCCAAACTTCGCACACCTTCTCCATCGGTTCTCAAGCCTTGCCTAAGTACGCATTCTCTGCACTGTTTGCTAACGACAACCTTTTTGCCCAAGGTAACATCGACAACGATTTATCTGTCTCTGGTAGATTGAACTATGGCTGggacaagaaaaacatttCTAAAGTCAATTTGCAAATATCAGATGGTCAACCAACAATGTGTCAATTGGAACAAGACTACCAAGCTTCCGACTTCTCTGTAAATGTGAAGACATTAAATCCTTCACTTTCTGATAAGGGCGAATTCACAGGTGTTGCTGTTGCGTCCTTCCTGCAAAGTGTTACTCCCCAATTAGCTTTGGGTCTAGAAACTTTATATTCTAGGACTGACGGTAGCGCTCCAGGTGATGCCGGCGTTTCATACTTGACTCGTTATGTTTCCAAAAAGCAAGACTGGATTTTCTCCGGCCAATTACAAGCCAATGGTGCTTTGATCGCCTCATTGTGGAGAAAAGTAGCTCCAAATGTTGAGGCAGGTATCGAAACTACACTACAAGCAGGTATGGTCCCAATTACTGATCCGCTGATGGGTACACCAATCGGCATTCAGCCAACCGTCGAAGGTTCTACCACCATTGGTGCAAAATACGAATATAGACAATCCGTATATCGTGGTACATTAGACTCTAATGGTAAAGTTGCATGtttcttggaaagaaaagtcTTGCCAACCTTGTCTGTTTTGTTCTGTGGTGAAATTGACCATTTCAAGAATGATACCAAGATTGGCTGTGGTTTGCAATTTGAAACTGCTGGTAATCAAGAATTGCTAATGTTACAACAAGGTTTAGATGCCGATGGTAACCCACTACAAGCTCTCCCTCAATTATAA
- the SKDI13G3360 gene encoding uncharacterized protein (similar to Saccharomyces cerevisiae YMR206W and YNR014W; ancestral locus Anc_6.309), translating to MLSSSSNRPISAHLTIHYKPIQEEEGEVRGSPRGGSHRDDCLLETDRSPTPNRKHEFIKTVLNINDDDAEPCSPCGESHKDNATLFGDFMSKRQQRLSNSMNIFDLYQCVHNLPLSSNNHQFIARRFSESHIPSLHHRQQHQATAAKNFVQPTKDIQRIASYAADSDQRVKYLPNYHQSPPSTASAAAASRAAKPRRLPDSDSKKYILQLQLSSSSSRPISPQTHSDFRPSCSSSNCSSSSSSSMSSSVSVSDPNNITAYETDNVSSQFPTDQPLDISSPCTRHHHRRNSIAVKFDKALYKKTTG from the coding sequence ATGTTGAGTTCCAGTAGCAACAGACCTATATCAGCCCATTTGACTATTCATTACAAGCCTATCCAGGAGGAAGAAGGGGAGGTGAGGGGCAGCCCCAGAGGGGGCAGTCATCGCGATGACTGCCTTCTGGAGACCGATAGGTCTCCCACTCCCAACAGGAAACATGAGTTTATCAAGACGGTACTTAACAtcaacgatgatgatgctGAGCCTTGTTCCCCATGCGGAGAGTCGCACAAGGACAACGCGACTTTGTTTGGGGACTTTATGTCTAAAAGACAGCAGAGGCTTTCCAACTCCATGAACATTTTCGATCTCTATCAATGTGTACACAACCTGCCGctcagcagcaacaaccaCCAGTTCATAGCAAGAAGATTTAGCGAATCACACATCCCCTCCTTGCACCATCGCCAGCAGCATCAAGCAACAGCGGCGAAGAACTTTGTACAGCCCACCAAGGACATTCAGAGGATCGCTTCATACGCCGCAGATTCCGACCAAAGAGTCAAGTATCTACCAAACTATCACCAGTCCCCTCCTTCTACTGCCTCGGCGGCGGCAGCGTCGAGAGCAGCCAAACCAAGAAGGCTCCCCGACAGCGACagtaaaaaatacataCTGCAACTACAACTGTCGTCGTCTAGCTCCCGGCCGATCTCGCCGCAGACCCATTCGGACTTCCGCCCTTCTTGCTCTTCCTCCAACTGCTCGTCATCTTCCTCGTCATCCATGTCCTCGTCTGTCTCTGTCTCAGATCCGAATAACATAACGGCATACGAAACGGATAATGTCAGCTCACAGTTCCCGACCGACCAGCCTCTGGACATTTCTAGCCCTTGCACGAGGCACCATCACAGAAGAAACTCTATTGCTGTAAAATTCGACAAGGctttatataaaaagacAACAGGATAG